A window from Malania oleifera isolate guangnan ecotype guangnan chromosome 7, ASM2987363v1, whole genome shotgun sequence encodes these proteins:
- the LOC131160840 gene encoding uncharacterized protein LOC131160840 — protein MRFARQESMRSQQQWEERQRFRARTTGRGNIYEEGGGSGSGATSGFNRAGARSYSGREAGGSGRQWINPDAPEARLKAMDPILERSKSAKQPKLNTKLLKGLRSKLGKAVGKFLIYNRIPANVADSPFMQPMLDIAAEVGKGVKGPSPYEISEIYLEQEYQEMKNYIASFAGIWKERGVTLMCDGWSGPTRKHIINFLVYCDRGTVFHKSVDASDVPSRTAEYYFRLMDEVVEEIGEENVVQVVTDNEAAMKAGGKLLMQKRPNLYWTACAAHCIDLILEDIGKKSNVKKVLEDARTITSFIYNHTWTVNFMKKFTNNRELLRPAITRFATNFIALETIVRHKQALREMFTSDAWKNSRFGMAKSGPAYDSKKIILGKEFWQKASDIIKVQEPLVKVLKLVDGDEKPTMGFIYEAIDRAKLAIQKDCRFYKDYWKIIDNRWSFQLHQDLHAAGYFLNPQFLYGAPPSPEVAREVMDGVKKVITKLVPDIDTQIRAINQLLLYRDRQETFGTPLAQRAVPSSMVSMGLWPLHRHYERLFRE, from the exons atgagatttgctcgacaagaaagcatgcgatcacaacaacaatgggaagaaagacaaagatttcgagcaagaacaactggaagaggtaatatttatgaagagggaggtggctctggcagtggtgctaccagtggtttcaatagagcaggagctcgatcttatagtggtcgagaagctggaggtagtggacgacaatggatcaatcctgatgcccctgaagctagactaaaggcaatggatcctattttagaaagaagcaagagtgcgaaacaaccaaaactcaacacaaagttactgaaaggtttaagaagtaaattaggaaaagcggttggaaaattcctaatttataatcggattccagcgaatgtagctgactctccatttatgcaacctatgcttgatattgctgcagaggttggaaagggggtgaagggtccatcaccctatgagatatctgaaatttatttggagcaagagtatcaagaaatgaaaaattatatagcttcttttgctggaatttggaaggaaagaggtgtaacacttatgtgtgatggttggtcaggaccaactagaaaacacattataaactttttagtttattgcgatagaggcaccgtgtttcacaaatcagttgatgcctctgatgtgccaagcagaacagctgaatattatttcag attaatggatgaggtggttgaagaaattggagaggagaatgttgttcaagtagtgactgataatgaagctgcaatgaaggcaggaggaaaattattgatgcagaagaggcccaatctctattggacagcatgtgcagctcattgcatagaccttattcttgaagatattggtaagaaaagtaacgtgaagaaggtcttagaagatgcaagaacaataacctcatttatttacaaccacacatggacagtgaatttcatgaagaaattcacaaataatagagagttacttcgccctgccatcactcgatttgccacaaatttcattgctttggagactattgtcaggcataaacaagcactaagggaaatgtttacatctgatgcttggaaaaactcaagatttggaatggcaaaatcaggcccagcatatgattcgaagaaaattatcttaggcaaagagttttggcaaaaggcctctgatataattaaagtgcaagaacccttggtgaaagttcttaaattggttgatggtgatgaaaaaccaaccatgggcttcatatacgaggcaattgatagggcgaagttggccattcaaaaagattgccggttttacaaagattattggaaaattattgacaaccggtggagttttcagttgcaccaagatttgcacgctgctg ggtattttttgaacccacaatttctttatggtgccccaccctctcctgaagttgctagagaagtcatggatggagttaaaaaagtgataaccaagttggtacccgatatagatactcaaattcgggctattaatcaa ttgttgctatatcgagataggcaagAAACTTTTGGAACCccattggctcaaagggca gTACCAAGTAGTATGGTCTCCATGGGGCTTTGGCCTTTGCATAGACACTATGAAAGACTTTTTAGAGAGTGA